A genomic stretch from Flavobacterium humidisoli includes:
- a CDS encoding DUF6428 family protein, with amino-acid sequence MKLSEIKQILPTLDNVEFQLENGTFVPEHFHVTEVGVVTKNFIDCGGVIRNEKAVNFQLWDANDFEHRLKPNKLLHIIQLSEDKLNIEDLEIEVEYQNVTIGKYDLEFNGKTFVLKNKTTACLAQDSCGIPAEKQKINLTQLTNDTASCCTPNSGCC; translated from the coding sequence ATGAAATTATCAGAAATAAAACAGATTTTACCAACATTAGACAATGTTGAATTTCAATTAGAAAACGGAACTTTTGTGCCAGAACATTTTCATGTGACAGAAGTTGGTGTAGTTACCAAAAATTTTATTGATTGCGGCGGAGTAATCAGAAATGAAAAAGCAGTTAACTTTCAGCTTTGGGACGCCAATGATTTTGAGCATCGCTTAAAACCTAATAAATTACTGCACATCATTCAATTGTCTGAGGATAAGCTAAACATTGAAGACTTAGAAATTGAAGTAGAATACCAAAACGTTACAATTGGAAAATATGATTTAGAGTTTAACGGAAAAACTTTTGTCTTAAAAAACAAAACAACAGCGTGTTTAGCACAAGATTCTTGCGGTATTCCAGCTGAAAAACAAAAGATCAATCTTACTCAACTAACCAATGACACGGCTTCTTGCTGCACTCCAAATTCAGGATGCTGCTAA
- a CDS encoding glycoside hydrolase family 130 protein, with protein MRVSVVRKNIKFLPDSRRVVARYFMNGQERTQQMVLRIMMLDEKQVLQTLEQTLREFARRHRNISAVFFRHCERIRPIIEGMQIDYEGMSLDRKMLIGSYCTMEYAIESAAIFNPSIVEDFDQTGLEAGEKRVIISFRATGEGHISSIVFRRAILDRDNNLHIMKIGNHIDQAEIEHKTLFNKERFLTKLYEMHTTDKYIAQIMQDLPEEFEFVVLKNMLVESLKDPLIREERKVALEEILWLANSFYDLQFKHDSDITERVIFPISDSESRGIEDARFVRFVDDNGSDRVMATYTAYNGHTILPKLISTEDFYSFRVMPLHGEGAQNKNLALFPRKIKGKYAMLARIDGVNNYIMYSDRVTQWNTPILLQKPKFNWELTQIGNCGSPLWTEEGWLVITHGVGTMRRYCIGASLFDLDDPSKEIGRLTEPLLSPLEDEREGYVPNVVYSCGAIIHNNSLILPYAVSDYCSTYAVVDMVELLDALKKSK; from the coding sequence ATGCGAGTATCCGTTGTCCGAAAAAATATAAAGTTTTTACCAGATTCAAGAAGAGTTGTTGCCCGATATTTTATGAATGGGCAAGAACGAACCCAGCAAATGGTACTTCGGATAATGATGCTGGATGAGAAACAGGTACTGCAGACTTTGGAGCAGACGCTTCGTGAATTTGCTAGGAGGCACCGAAATATTTCGGCAGTATTCTTTAGACACTGCGAAAGAATACGACCTATAATAGAAGGAATGCAGATCGATTACGAAGGCATGTCTCTAGACCGAAAAATGCTTATTGGATCGTATTGTACAATGGAGTATGCCATAGAATCTGCGGCGATTTTTAATCCTTCAATTGTAGAAGATTTTGATCAGACGGGATTAGAAGCGGGAGAAAAACGCGTTATTATTTCTTTTCGTGCAACGGGTGAAGGGCATATTTCGTCGATTGTTTTTAGAAGAGCAATTCTAGATCGTGACAATAATCTGCATATCATGAAAATAGGAAATCATATTGATCAGGCAGAAATTGAACATAAAACGTTGTTTAATAAAGAGCGTTTTTTGACCAAACTGTATGAGATGCATACTACTGATAAATATATCGCTCAGATTATGCAGGATCTTCCTGAAGAATTTGAATTTGTTGTTCTTAAAAATATGCTCGTTGAGTCTTTAAAAGATCCTTTAATTCGTGAAGAGAGAAAAGTTGCGTTGGAAGAAATTTTGTGGCTGGCCAATTCTTTTTACGATTTGCAATTCAAACACGATTCTGATATAACGGAACGTGTCATTTTTCCGATTTCTGATTCTGAAAGTCGAGGAATAGAAGATGCGCGTTTTGTGCGTTTTGTTGATGATAATGGTTCAGATCGTGTTATGGCAACCTATACGGCTTATAACGGACACACCATCCTGCCGAAGTTAATTTCTACCGAAGATTTTTATAGCTTTAGAGTTATGCCGCTGCATGGCGAAGGCGCACAGAACAAAAATCTGGCTTTATTTCCTAGAAAAATAAAAGGTAAATATGCTATGCTGGCCAGAATTGATGGCGTTAATAATTACATTATGTATTCTGATCGTGTCACGCAATGGAACACACCAATACTTTTGCAAAAGCCTAAGTTTAATTGGGAATTGACGCAAATAGGAAATTGCGGTTCGCCGTTATGGACAGAAGAAGGCTGGCTTGTTATTACACATGGAGTGGGAACAATGAGACGTTACTGTATTGGTGCTTCATTATTTGATCTGGACGATCCATCAAAAGAAATAGGAAGATTGACAGAACCGTTGCTTTCTCCTTTGGAAGATGAGCGCGAGGGATATGTTCCTAATGTAGTATATTCTTGTGGAGCGATTATTCATAACAACAGTTTAATTCTGCCTTATGCCGTATCTGACTATTGTTCTACTTATGCCGTGGTAGATATGGTAGAGCTGCTGGACGCGCTTAAGAAAAGTAAATAA
- a CDS encoding type II asparaginase, with amino-acid sequence MMKLNINFYKKVLLLLILSLNISMFGQAKPKVLILATGGTIAGSAKTGVQSGYTSGQVTIDAMVNAIPDALKVADIKGEQIANVGSQDMSFEIMLKVANRINELANSNDVDGFVITHGTDTMEETAYFLNLTTKTDKPVVLVGSMRPSTAISADGPLNLYNAIAVAGDSKARGRGVLLVMNDWIHSAQSLTKVSTTAVQTFMSPLRGLIGITSYGTNDFFNYPSQKFGKNSEFEVKGVSSFPRVDIIYADADMKPDLIDASIERGAKGIVIAGVGNGNMNKASLDACARASKKGIIVVRSTRVATGLVSRNVECNDDELGLIASYALNPQKSRILLSVALLKQRSLAELQKIFEEY; translated from the coding sequence ATGATGAAATTAAATATCAACTTTTACAAAAAAGTGCTTTTACTGCTGATACTGTCATTAAATATCAGCATGTTTGGACAAGCTAAGCCTAAAGTTCTAATATTGGCAACAGGCGGAACAATTGCTGGTTCTGCTAAAACGGGAGTACAATCAGGATATACTTCGGGGCAGGTTACTATTGATGCAATGGTAAATGCCATTCCAGATGCTTTAAAAGTGGCAGATATAAAAGGCGAGCAAATTGCGAATGTCGGATCTCAAGATATGTCATTTGAAATTATGCTGAAAGTGGCTAATCGAATTAATGAATTGGCGAATAGCAATGATGTGGATGGCTTTGTAATTACACATGGAACCGATACGATGGAAGAAACGGCCTATTTTTTAAATCTAACTACAAAAACAGACAAACCAGTAGTACTTGTAGGATCAATGCGTCCATCAACAGCCATTAGTGCAGACGGACCTTTAAATCTTTATAATGCGATTGCAGTAGCTGGCGATTCTAAAGCAAGAGGACGCGGAGTGCTTTTGGTAATGAATGATTGGATTCATTCGGCACAATCTTTAACAAAAGTGAGTACAACGGCCGTTCAGACTTTTATGTCTCCGCTTCGTGGACTTATCGGTATTACTTCTTACGGAACAAATGATTTCTTTAATTACCCTAGTCAAAAATTTGGGAAGAACTCAGAATTTGAAGTGAAAGGTGTTAGCTCTTTTCCTCGTGTAGATATTATTTATGCCGATGCAGATATGAAACCCGATTTAATTGATGCCTCGATAGAACGGGGTGCCAAAGGAATTGTAATTGCTGGAGTAGGAAACGGAAATATGAACAAAGCTTCTCTAGATGCTTGCGCAAGAGCCAGCAAAAAAGGAATTATAGTAGTTCGAAGCACGCGCGTTGCGACTGGACTTGTAAGTCGTAATGTGGAATGTAATGATGATGAACTTGGGCTTATTGCTTCATACGCTTTGAATCCGCAGAAATCTAGAATTTTATTATCAGTAGCATTGCTGAAACAGAGAAGTTTGGCAGAACTCCAAAAGATATTTGAAGAATATTAA
- a CDS encoding aspartate ammonia-lyase, whose translation MCKTVQYLLLFGLSLGILNAQTRTEKDLLGEKQIPANAYYGVQTARALENFQISSLTTQSYPDYVKAFVMVKLAAARANADVGRLKKDRLAAIEKACQAVIDGKYHDQFLVDLYQGGAGTSANMNVNEVLANIALELSGHKKGEYQYIEPHDDLNMGQSTNDVYPTAIKVALLLHNDKLLKEADLLAKAFHKKGDEFKDILKMGRTEGQDAVPMTVGQEFHAFGNQLDAEISALKKSEVYLCEQNMGATAIGTGITASPGYAEKVAAHLAKITGKPIVMSKDLIAATTSQQGFVMYSSTLKSMAVALAKISSDLIILASGPRTGFFEINLPALQPGSSIMPGKVNPVMPELMNQLCFKVMGNDLTVTVAAQSGLLQLNAFEPVQAIAMMESQGLFFKAMPLFRKNCIDGITVNKDVLAHYMDRSVGVVTALNPVLGYEKTTELAKEALATNKGILELIREKKLLTEDQIKKLLDPATLTGQK comes from the coding sequence ATGTGTAAAACTGTACAATACCTGCTATTGTTCGGATTGTCTTTAGGCATTCTTAATGCTCAGACCCGAACTGAAAAAGATCTTCTAGGAGAAAAACAAATCCCAGCAAATGCTTATTACGGTGTGCAAACTGCACGTGCGTTAGAAAATTTTCAGATAAGTAGCTTGACTACGCAATCTTATCCTGACTATGTAAAAGCTTTTGTAATGGTTAAACTAGCTGCGGCACGTGCCAATGCTGATGTAGGACGCCTTAAAAAAGACAGACTCGCTGCTATAGAAAAAGCTTGTCAAGCTGTAATTGACGGCAAATATCATGATCAGTTTTTGGTTGATTTGTATCAAGGTGGAGCCGGTACTTCTGCCAATATGAATGTGAACGAAGTTTTGGCCAATATCGCACTTGAACTAAGCGGTCATAAAAAAGGCGAATATCAATACATTGAACCTCACGACGATCTTAATATGGGGCAATCAACAAACGATGTGTACCCAACAGCGATAAAAGTGGCATTATTGCTTCATAACGATAAGCTGCTTAAAGAGGCCGATCTTTTGGCTAAAGCTTTCCATAAAAAAGGAGATGAATTTAAAGACATCCTAAAAATGGGACGAACCGAAGGACAAGATGCTGTGCCAATGACGGTAGGTCAGGAATTTCATGCTTTCGGGAATCAGCTTGATGCGGAGATTAGCGCTTTAAAAAAATCGGAAGTTTATTTATGTGAACAAAATATGGGAGCTACCGCCATCGGAACAGGAATTACTGCTTCTCCAGGTTATGCAGAAAAAGTAGCAGCACATCTGGCAAAAATTACAGGAAAACCAATCGTAATGAGCAAAGATCTTATTGCTGCTACAACTAGCCAACAAGGTTTTGTAATGTATTCTTCTACACTTAAAAGTATGGCAGTTGCCTTGGCAAAAATAAGCAGCGATTTGATCATTTTGGCTTCTGGTCCTCGTACTGGTTTTTTCGAAATCAATTTGCCTGCACTTCAGCCGGGATCTTCAATTATGCCAGGAAAAGTAAATCCGGTTATGCCAGAGTTAATGAATCAATTGTGTTTTAAAGTAATGGGAAATGACCTAACCGTAACGGTTGCCGCACAATCTGGTTTACTGCAATTAAATGCCTTTGAACCTGTACAGGCTATTGCCATGATGGAATCTCAAGGATTGTTTTTTAAAGCAATGCCTTTATTTAGAAAAAACTGTATCGATGGCATCACGGTAAACAAAGATGTTTTAGCGCATTACATGGATAGAAGTGTAGGTGTGGTAACGGCTCTGAATCCTGTTTTGGGCTATGAAAAAACAACCGAACTAGCCAAAGAAGCACTCGCAACCAACAAAGGAATCTTAGAACTTATACGCGAAAAGAAATTGCTGACAGAAGATCAAATTAAGAAACTTCTAGATCCAGCAACTTTAACGGGCCAAAAATAA
- a CDS encoding TIGR03915 family putative DNA repair protein, producing MTQILYDGSYEGWLTAIFEIYEYKLKDVVFAKEETSNTLLFSNTHSVTTDEVKANRVLNGLQQRLSHHGFHAIYFAFLSELDQIEEILFRFTAYVFASKINIERDLSRSEVLNVKKAAHLTGKESHRMKAFVRFKLTKDGLYYAIIEPDCDILPLIEQHFKNRYADQRWLIYDSKRKYGIYYDLENVSTVEMQFESNTSSSFLAEINDENEEFFENLWRNYFKSVNIESRKNTKLHIKHMPKRYWKNLTEKIPNLNKR from the coding sequence ATGACACAAATTCTTTACGATGGAAGTTATGAAGGCTGGCTTACAGCTATTTTTGAAATCTACGAATACAAACTTAAAGATGTTGTTTTTGCCAAAGAAGAGACTTCAAATACTTTGCTTTTCTCCAATACCCATTCTGTAACAACTGATGAGGTAAAAGCTAATCGAGTTTTGAATGGTTTACAGCAACGCCTTTCGCATCATGGCTTCCATGCTATTTATTTTGCTTTTTTATCTGAATTGGATCAAATTGAAGAAATTTTGTTCCGATTTACAGCATATGTTTTTGCAAGTAAAATTAATATTGAAAGAGATTTAAGCCGAAGCGAAGTATTGAATGTAAAAAAAGCGGCGCATTTAACGGGAAAAGAAAGCCATAGAATGAAGGCTTTTGTTCGTTTTAAACTAACAAAAGACGGATTATATTATGCCATTATCGAACCAGATTGCGACATTTTACCACTTATCGAACAGCATTTTAAAAACCGTTACGCCGACCAGCGCTGGCTCATCTATGATTCAAAACGCAAGTATGGAATTTATTACGACCTTGAAAATGTTTCTACGGTCGAAATGCAATTTGAGTCCAATACGTCCTCTAGTTTTCTAGCCGAAATCAATGATGAAAACGAAGAATTTTTCGAGAATTTATGGCGTAATTATTTCAAGAGTGTCAATATCGAATCAAGAAAAAACACCAAACTTCATATCAAACACATGCCAAAACGATATTGGAAAAACTTGACGGAGAAAATCCCAAATCTCAACAAAAGATAA
- a CDS encoding putative DNA modification/repair radical SAM protein, whose translation MVQERVMEKLAILADAAKYDVSCSSGQSTRKNKNKGLGDTGGGICHAFTEDGRCVSLLKILLTNHCIFDCAYCVSRKSNDIKRAAFTVQEVVDLTIGFYRRNYIEGLFLSSGIFDNADYTMERLVRIVKKLRLEENFNGYIHLKAIPGASEELLKEAGLYADRLSVNVEMPTEQSLKLLAPDKNHKDVIKPMQYLKNEIIGYQEEKKTNYKTPLFAPAGQSTQMVIGATKENDLEILGMANYFYEQMKMRRVYYSGYVPISHDNRLPAIGTPVPMIRENRLYQADWLIRYYGFNVNEIVGFDQPNLDLDIDPKLGWALRNLHQFPVDINTADLEMIQRIPGIGFLGAKKIVAARTFKKLQPDDLKKLGISYSRSKYFLAFSSPFYLQKDLTPLQIKNQILNLQNSKYKNNFSNQLALF comes from the coding sequence ATGGTACAGGAAAGAGTGATGGAGAAATTGGCAATTTTAGCAGATGCAGCAAAATATGATGTTTCTTGCTCATCGGGACAAAGCACGCGAAAAAATAAAAATAAGGGATTAGGAGATACTGGAGGCGGAATCTGTCATGCTTTTACGGAAGATGGACGCTGTGTTTCTCTTCTAAAAATCCTTCTTACCAATCATTGCATTTTTGATTGCGCTTATTGTGTAAGCCGAAAAAGCAACGACATCAAACGGGCTGCTTTTACCGTACAAGAAGTTGTAGACTTAACAATTGGTTTTTACAGAAGAAATTATATTGAAGGACTATTTCTTAGTTCTGGAATTTTTGACAATGCAGATTACACAATGGAACGTCTGGTTAGAATTGTCAAAAAACTGAGATTGGAAGAAAATTTTAATGGCTATATTCATCTAAAAGCAATTCCAGGTGCCAGCGAAGAATTGCTAAAAGAAGCTGGGTTATACGCCGACCGTTTGAGTGTAAATGTCGAAATGCCGACAGAACAAAGTCTCAAATTACTCGCTCCAGACAAAAATCATAAGGATGTGATTAAACCAATGCAATATCTAAAAAATGAGATTATTGGTTACCAAGAAGAGAAAAAAACGAATTACAAAACACCGCTTTTTGCTCCTGCTGGACAAAGCACGCAAATGGTGATTGGCGCAACAAAAGAAAATGACCTTGAAATTCTTGGAATGGCCAATTACTTTTACGAACAAATGAAAATGCGTCGTGTCTATTATTCTGGTTATGTACCAATAAGCCACGACAACAGGCTTCCTGCAATTGGAACTCCCGTACCTATGATTCGCGAAAATCGTTTATACCAAGCCGATTGGCTAATTCGTTATTATGGATTTAATGTAAATGAAATTGTTGGTTTTGACCAACCGAATCTTGACTTAGATATTGATCCAAAATTAGGATGGGCTTTACGAAATCTTCATCAGTTTCCTGTTGATATTAATACCGCAGATTTAGAAATGATTCAGCGTATTCCAGGAATAGGATTTTTGGGAGCAAAAAAGATTGTTGCTGCTAGAACTTTCAAAAAATTACAGCCTGATGATTTAAAGAAACTTGGAATTTCGTACAGCCGATCCAAGTATTTTTTGGCTTTCTCTTCGCCTTTTTATTTACAGAAAGACTTGACTCCGCTTCAAATAAAAAATCAGATTTTGAATCTGCAAAACAGTAAATACAAGAATAATTTTTCGAACCAGCTTGCTTTATTTTAA
- a CDS encoding arsenate reductase ArsC, giving the protein MKKKILILCTGNSCRSQIAEGYMKFFAGNKAEVYSAGVETHGVNPKAISIMKEDGIDISKHTSNHIDEYTHIDFDFVITVCDNAKERCPFFPTKAVKFHYNFPDPAKAAGTDSEIMEQFRSVREIIKDYCKNFVAENLA; this is encoded by the coding sequence ATGAAAAAGAAAATACTAATACTTTGTACAGGAAATAGCTGCAGAAGTCAGATTGCTGAAGGCTACATGAAATTTTTTGCAGGAAATAAAGCTGAGGTTTACAGCGCTGGTGTAGAAACTCATGGCGTCAATCCAAAAGCGATTTCGATAATGAAGGAAGATGGAATAGACATTTCGAAGCACACATCAAATCATATTGATGAATACACTCATATTGATTTTGATTTTGTCATTACAGTTTGCGATAATGCGAAAGAGCGATGCCCATTTTTTCCAACGAAAGCAGTCAAATTTCATTATAATTTTCCCGATCCCGCAAAAGCAGCAGGAACAGATTCTGAAATTATGGAGCAGTTTAGAAGTGTACGCGAAATAATAAAAGACTATTGCAAAAATTTTGTAGCAGAAAATTTAGCTTAA
- a CDS encoding DcaP family trimeric outer membrane transporter, protein MKKKFLLLESMRHRAIIICFLLSAFVRAQDEGNKSMEIYGFIMTDIGYNFNQIQSDWYDVVRPTKLPAFKDEYGPDGSYYASVRQTRLGFKNYFDTGIGELKTHFEFELFGTGVDAGQTTFRLRHAYAELGKFGAGQTWSPFMDIGVFPNSLEYWGPTGMVFFRNIQIRYMPIQGDTRLTIALERPGASADQGDYANRVELQGVKARFPLPDLSAEYHVGTKWGYVELAGIVRKIEWKDLNNDQYDLSGDAVGWGLNLSTNINFSKNDVFRGQVVYGEGIQNYMNDAPVDIGIENNLGNPVTPVKGVALPLVGVVAFLDHTWSDKFSTAIGYSMIDIDNSDGQTDDAFKKGQYALVNVLYNPVKNCTVGAEFQWGDRENFNDGWSTSINKLQFSFKYNFSQSFYKRNQ, encoded by the coding sequence ATGAAGAAAAAGTTCTTACTTCTGGAATCGATGAGGCATCGAGCCATTATAATTTGTTTTCTCCTTTCAGCATTTGTTCGGGCTCAAGACGAAGGGAATAAAAGCATGGAAATCTACGGATTTATTATGACCGATATTGGTTATAATTTTAATCAGATACAATCAGATTGGTACGATGTAGTGAGACCTACAAAATTACCTGCCTTTAAAGACGAATACGGACCAGATGGCAGTTACTACGCTTCTGTACGCCAGACCAGATTAGGTTTCAAAAATTACTTTGATACGGGAATTGGCGAACTAAAAACTCATTTTGAATTCGAATTGTTCGGTACGGGTGTCGATGCTGGACAAACTACTTTTCGTTTACGTCATGCTTATGCCGAATTAGGAAAATTTGGAGCGGGACAAACTTGGAGCCCATTTATGGATATTGGCGTATTTCCCAATTCATTAGAGTATTGGGGCCCAACAGGAATGGTTTTCTTCCGTAATATTCAAATTCGTTATATGCCAATTCAAGGTGATACCCGTTTAACCATCGCATTAGAAAGACCTGGAGCAAGTGCCGATCAGGGAGATTATGCAAATCGTGTGGAACTGCAAGGTGTAAAAGCGAGATTTCCGTTACCAGACCTTTCAGCAGAATATCACGTTGGAACAAAATGGGGTTATGTGGAATTAGCAGGTATCGTAAGAAAAATTGAATGGAAAGATCTGAATAATGATCAGTATGATTTGTCTGGAGATGCTGTAGGATGGGGGCTTAATTTAAGTACCAACATCAACTTTAGTAAAAACGATGTTTTTAGAGGGCAGGTGGTATATGGAGAAGGAATACAAAACTACATGAACGATGCTCCAGTTGATATAGGTATCGAAAACAATTTAGGTAATCCTGTAACTCCTGTAAAAGGTGTTGCGCTTCCTTTAGTGGGTGTTGTCGCTTTTTTGGATCATACTTGGAGTGATAAATTCAGTACGGCAATAGGATATTCCATGATTGATATCGACAATTCAGATGGACAAACAGATGACGCATTTAAAAAGGGACAATACGCGCTTGTAAATGTCTTGTATAATCCTGTAAAGAATTGCACGGTTGGGGCAGAATTTCAGTGGGGTGACCGCGAAAATTTTAATGATGGATGGAGTACCTCAATAAACAAATTACAGTTTTCTTTTAAATATAATTTCTCACAATCATTTTATAAAAGAAATCAGTAA
- a CDS encoding tetratricopeptide repeat protein, with translation MESIKKIPSDKIYNELENVLKFYSFKNSTLLSNFLRYIVTETIDERQQFIKEYSIAVNALSRPSHFNPHDDAMVRIHAGRLRKLLTEYYSTDGKGNSVIIHVPKGGYVPEFIHNNKMRSTDFSTSSTKTHPLITVFPFKTMVRRPDLEAFSEILSEEISAELSRFQDISVIAHFPSDVLSKINENVLEAANLIGADFIITGHIQIIDNKLHIRVNLISSSSGKFISTKVFTPATIDDGIRIQNEIVKDIVSTMGGYYGTIFKEMVKTSSSKISNHSNVSKAVCSYHEYQCSFSIENYATALSNLTEAVEINPNHSVTWAMLGEMHLASIALGLDNCKKTIEKSNHCITKALNIDPYCQQAWYAQALLYCFRKEEDNCLYAAEQCIKMNPNSSGIAAGIGCILIFAGYFEKGFNLLENATLINHAHP, from the coding sequence ATGGAGTCTATAAAAAAAATCCCCTCGGATAAAATCTATAATGAGCTGGAAAATGTTTTAAAGTTTTATTCTTTTAAAAACTCCACTCTTTTAAGTAATTTTCTTCGCTATATTGTTACCGAAACTATAGACGAAAGACAGCAGTTTATCAAAGAATATTCTATAGCTGTAAATGCTTTAAGCAGACCCTCCCATTTTAATCCGCATGATGACGCCATGGTTCGCATTCATGCAGGACGATTACGAAAATTGCTTACTGAATATTATTCTACCGATGGTAAAGGCAATTCGGTTATCATTCATGTCCCAAAAGGCGGTTACGTTCCAGAATTTATTCATAATAATAAAATGAGATCTACTGATTTCTCTACCAGTAGTACTAAAACCCATCCTTTAATTACCGTTTTTCCTTTTAAAACAATGGTCCGCCGGCCAGATTTAGAAGCTTTTTCTGAAATACTTTCAGAGGAGATCAGTGCAGAACTTTCCCGTTTTCAGGATATATCTGTAATAGCTCATTTCCCTTCTGATGTCCTTTCAAAAATTAACGAAAATGTTCTGGAAGCAGCCAATCTGATTGGAGCAGATTTTATTATTACAGGACACATTCAAATTATCGATAACAAACTGCACATAAGGGTGAACCTAATAAGTTCATCTTCAGGAAAATTCATTTCTACTAAAGTGTTTACTCCAGCCACAATAGATGATGGCATTAGAATTCAAAATGAAATCGTAAAGGATATCGTTTCTACTATGGGTGGTTACTATGGTACTATTTTTAAAGAAATGGTAAAAACATCATCATCTAAAATTTCAAACCACTCAAATGTTTCAAAGGCAGTCTGCAGTTATCATGAATACCAATGTTCCTTTTCTATTGAAAATTATGCTACCGCCCTTTCTAATTTAACTGAAGCCGTAGAAATAAACCCAAACCATTCAGTTACTTGGGCAATGCTGGGTGAAATGCATTTAGCTTCTATTGCGCTAGGATTAGACAATTGCAAAAAAACTATCGAAAAAAGCAATCATTGCATCACAAAAGCCTTAAATATTGATCCTTATTGCCAACAGGCTTGGTACGCACAGGCTCTTTTATATTGTTTTAGAAAAGAGGAAGACAACTGTCTTTATGCTGCGGAACAATGCATAAAAATGAATCCTAATTCGTCGGGTATTGCTGCAGGAATAGGCTGTATTCTAATTTTTGCAGGTTATTTTGAGAAAGGCTTTAATTTATTAGAAAATGCCACCCTTATAAATCATGCACATCCATAG
- a CDS encoding helix-turn-helix domain-containing protein yields MKNKVKFLREEKNMTQNELAEKSGLSLRTIQRIEAGNILKGFTLKTIAEALETNPENLIIKKENIQIERAILINLSVLSGLIIPFGSVIFPLVLTYKTQDAQNKEIGKQIVSLQIVLSLILSVIMIVSPFIQRLFTFKFPLFIIPLIAFLCIKFLIVILNGISLNQKQELAIKLKNKFL; encoded by the coding sequence ATGAAGAATAAAGTTAAATTTTTGAGAGAAGAAAAAAACATGACTCAAAATGAACTTGCCGAAAAATCGGGTCTTTCATTACGAACCATTCAGCGAATTGAAGCGGGGAATATCCTGAAAGGTTTTACCTTAAAAACAATTGCCGAAGCTCTAGAAACCAATCCCGAAAACCTGATTATCAAAAAGGAAAATATCCAAATCGAAAGAGCCATACTCATTAACCTTTCTGTTTTATCTGGACTTATTATTCCGTTTGGAAGTGTTATTTTTCCTTTAGTTTTAACTTATAAAACACAAGATGCCCAAAACAAAGAAATAGGAAAACAAATTGTTAGCCTTCAAATTGTTTTAAGTCTTATTCTTTCGGTTATCATGATTGTGAGTCCGTTTATTCAACGTTTATTTACTTTCAAATTTCCGCTATTCATCATTCCCTTAATTGCCTTTCTTTGCATAAAATTTCTGATTGTTATTTTAAACGGAATCAGTTTAAACCAAAAACAAGAATTAGCTATAAAACTGAAAAACAAATTCTTATAA
- a CDS encoding YybH family protein: MKSKIITRAVLAGLCVLLISCNTKKDENVVIDLKQVKKEIQAKENEYAATYNAGQLKEIGYYADDAITFYQNRPPIIGKDARYEFLESDLANNTNIISFETKEVFVSKDGNMVVEVGYYKVTDSTNTPINTGNYMSLFEKRNGKYVCLRDMSASDGLTE, translated from the coding sequence ATGAAAAGTAAAATAATTACAAGAGCGGTTCTCGCAGGTCTTTGTGTTTTATTGATTTCCTGCAATACAAAAAAGGACGAAAATGTTGTAATTGACTTAAAACAAGTCAAGAAAGAAATTCAGGCAAAAGAAAATGAATATGCTGCAACATACAATGCTGGACAGCTAAAAGAGATTGGCTATTACGCAGATGATGCGATAACTTTTTATCAAAATAGGCCACCCATTATTGGTAAAGATGCCAGATATGAATTTTTAGAATCAGATTTGGCTAATAATACGAATATAATATCATTTGAAACCAAAGAAGTTTTTGTTTCTAAGGATGGTAATATGGTTGTAGAAGTAGGATATTACAAAGTAACCGATTCTACCAACACTCCAATTAATACTGGAAACTATATGAGCCTTTTTGAAAAAAGAAATGGCAAATATGTATGCTTAAGAGACATGAGTGCATCTGATGGATTGACAGAATAA